One Serratia liquefaciens genomic window, AGCAAATCTTTAGGGTGCAATGTTGCAGTCATACCTTTTCCTCAGCGTGATGTTCGTAGGAGACGGATGCGGGATTGCGGCGTTGCCAGCCCAGCTCCGGGGCAACGTGGCGAGCGATCAGTTCAATAGAACGCAAAATGGTGGCGTGCGGTGGATCGATGGAGTGAACCTGGAACGCCAGATCGGTCACTCGCGCCAGCGCGCTGTCTTTTTGCAGTGAGGCGATCACCTGATCCGGAGTACCCAGATGCACGTCGAAGGCGCGGATCAGCCCATCAAGGGATTCGTCGGACGGCCGGTGACCGCTGGCACGCAGGCGCTCAAGCCCGCGGCTCAAGCCTTTGGCGGCAAAGTCCCGTGCCTGCTGGCCGTGGTCGGTCACCAGCGCGGTGCGCGACCCCATAATGCGTGGCGCAATGCCGGGCGGCAGCGCCGCCAGATAGGCGTCGATAATCGGGTTTTGCAATTCGTCCAGCGGCAAATCCGGCGCATCTGCCGGGCGCGGCTGAGTACGCGACAGCATCAGGCCGTCCCCGGCCCGCCCGGCGCGCTCACCGCCTTCCACCGAGAAGGTCGCCTGCCAGACCCGCTCGGCCAACTGCGGTGCCGCCGGATACAGGCGGTTATCTTCGCCACCCAGGGCCTCACCGCGCCAGGCTCGCAGCAGGGTACTGAAATTGTCGGCAAACACCGCGTGACGCTGTGCGGCGTCGAAACCGAAAGCGCTGAACGAAGAAGGCGTGCCGCCGGCAGCGATGCCGACTTCCAGCCTGCCGTCGGACAGCAGATCCAGCACCGCAGTGTCTTCGGCCACCCGAATCGCGGACTCCATCGGCAGCGTGATCACCCCGGTGCCGAGCCGGATATGGCGGGTTCGCGCCGCCACCTGCGCCAGAAACACCAGCGGCGAAGGCAGGCCGCCCTCATCCTCATGAAAATGGTGCTGCGCCACCCAGGCGCTGTCAAAGCCGGCCCGTTCGGCATGCACGATCTGTTCGGTCGCCAGCCGATAACGCTGCTGCGCGCTGCCCTGATCCAGCAGCCGGGTGAAAAAACCGAGTCTTTTACTGCTCATAGAATGCATCCTCAATCTGGGGCTGTTCGGCATAAAACTGACGGCCAGGAATGGCTTCGATCAACTGGCGTGTGTAATCGCTGCCCGGCATGGCGAACAGCTCAGCGGTCGGCCCGCTGTCCACCTGCACGCCACGGTGCAACACCGATACGCTGTGGGAGATCTGCCTTACCGTGGCCAGGTCGTGTGAAATAAACAAATAGGTCAGCCCCAACTCCTGCTGCAAATCCTGCAGCAACCGCAGGATCTGCGCCTGCACCGTGACATCCAATGCCGAAGTGGCTTCATCCAGCACCAGCACCCGTGGCTGCAACACCAGCGCCCGGGCGATCGCCACCCGCTGTCGCTGGCCGCCGGAAAGCTCGCGCGGTTTACGGCTCAGCAATTCACTCGGCAGCGCCACGCGTTCAAATAAATCTCGCACCCGACGATAGCGCTCAGCCTGGGCCAGCGGCTCGAAATTCAGCAGCGGTTCTTCAATCACCTGGTACAGCGTCTGGGATGGATCGAGCGAGCCGTACGGATTCTGATACACCAACTGAATGCGGCGACGGAATTGGCGCAGCGCCTCGCCCTTCAAGCGGGTGAAGTCGACGCCGTCGATAATGATTTGCCCGGCATTCGGCCTTTGGAAACCGAGCAGGCAGCGTGCCAGCGTGGTCTTGCCGGATCCGGACTCCCCCACCAGCGCATGGGTCGTACCGCCAGGCACGCTGAACGACACCTGATCCAGTGCCCGATAATTTTTCCCGCCACTGCCCGCCAGGGGAAAGTCTTTCACCAGCCCCTTGACCTGGATTGCCAGTTCTTGCGTGCTGTGGCGGGGCTGCGGTACCACCGCCCGGGTCAACGACGGCACGTCGGCAAACAGTCGGCGGGTATAATCGCTGGCTGGCGCGCGCAGCACTTCGGTAGTCACTCCCTGCTCCTGTACCCGGCCATGGCGAAACACCAGCAGCCGATCGGCGCGTTCCGCCGCCACCGCCAGATCGTGGGTCACCAGCAGCACCGCGGTGCCAAACTCCTGCCGCAGCTCGTCGATCAGATCGAGAATACGTTTTTGCACCGTGACATCCAGTGCACTGGTCGGCTCATCGGCGATAATCAACGCCGGTTGCAGCGCCATCGCGATGGCGATCAATACCCGCTGTTTCATGCCGCCGGAAAGTTCGTGCGGATACTGACGCGCCCGCAGCTCCGGATGCGTCAAACCGACGCGGGTAAGCAACGCCACCACCCGCTGCTGCAGCTGCTTGCGCGGTAGCCGACGGTGAATGTTGATGATCTCCGCCACCTGATCGCCAATGGTCTTCACCGGATTGAGTGAGCTGGAGGGATCTTGTGGGATCAAACTGATTTGCGCCCCGCGCACCGCATCCAGACGCTTTGATGACCAGTGGCTGATGTCGGTGCCGTTCAGCCGTATCGCCCCCTGCTCCAGGCGACCGTTTTCCGTCAGCAAACCAATGATTGCCTGCGCAATGGTGGTTTTGCCGGAACCGGACTCGCCGACCAGCGCCACCACTTCCCCCGGCTGAATGGAAAACGACACCTGATGCACCACCCGCTGATTGCCGGCCGCGCCCTGATAAGCGATCGAAACCTGTTCCAGCTCCAGTACCGGTGGCGTGGCGCTCGCCCGTTGTAATGCGCTCTGAATGCTCATGCTGGCGTTCTCCCCAATGCGCGGCTGATACGGTTGGCCGCCAGAACCACCGCCACGACCGCCAGCCCCGGGAAGGTCGTTAGCCACCAGGCGGTGGAAATGTAGTTGCGCCCTTCGGCGATCAAAAGCCCCCACTCGGGCGTCGGCGGTGGTGTGCCGTACCCCAGAAAGCTCAGGGTGGCAATCGCCAGAATTGCGCTGCCGAACTGCAACGCCGAGAAGGCAATCACCGAGGTTAGCGAGTTCGGCAAAATATGCCGCCACAGCACCGCCCAGAAGGTACCGCCACTGCCATAGGCCGCCTCGACGTAATCGCTGTGGCGCACCCGCACCACCTCTGCGCGCGCCAGGCGGGCAAAGTTCGCCACCGAGGTGATCCCCACGGCGATGGCGGCATTTACCGTGCCGAAGCCCAGCAAAATAATGATGCTCAACGACAGCAGCAGACCGGGAATCGACAGCAAAACGTCGACAAGGCGCATCACCGCGTCATCCGCGATGCCGCCCACCGCACCGGCAATCAGCCCCAGCGCGGTGCCCAACAGCAGGCCTAAAGCGACCGCCACCAGCGCGGCGGACAGCGTCTGCGAAGCGCCATAAACAATGCGCGCATACAAATCGCGCCCCAGTTGATCGGTGCCCAGCCAATGTTCGCCCCCCGGTGCCAGACGCTGCGCCCCGGCAATGCCTTCGGTGCCGCTGTAGGCCGTGAACAGCTGCGGCGCCAGCGCCCACAGCACCGCGATGGTAATCACCGTCCAGGCCAGCAACAGCGTCAGCGGCACACGACGGCGGCGCGGACGGTGCGTTGGCAAGGTGCCTTCGCTTTCCACACCGCCCAGATCGCGCTCCGGCGCGCTGGATTTCTCAAAGGAGATACTGCTCATACGGCGGCTCCTGTAGCGGTTTTCAATCGTGGATCCAACAGTGGGAACAGCAGATCCACCAGCAGATTGAGGGTGACGAAAGCGGCGGCGGAGATCACCACGATCGCTTGCAGCACCGCGACGTCCTGATTCAGCACCGCCTGCAAGGTAAGCTGCCCCAGCCCGCTGCGGCCGAACACGGTTTCGGTAATCAACGCACCGGCGATCAGTTCGCCGAGCAAAATACCGGCGATGGTCAGCACCGGCAGCATGGCGTTACGGGCCACGTGCCGCCACAGCACCCGGCTGCGGCTGGCCCCCTTGGCGCGGGCCACGGCAACGAAAGGTTGAGTCTGTACCTGATCGATACTGCGGATCAGGATCTGCGCCAGCGGGGCGGAAATCGGTATTGCCAGCGTCACAATCGGCAATATCAACCCTTCCCACTCCCCCGGATTGATCACCGGGATCAGCTTGAGCTGAAATGAAAACAGCTGGATCAGCACGATGCCCAACCAGAAGGTCGGCACCGAGACAAACAGCGAGGGCAGCGACTGCAGTAACGACCTCAGCCAGCCAAAGCGGGTCAAATTGGAGATAAAGGCCAACGCCAACGCCAGGATCAGCGCCAGCGAAAACCCCAATAGCGCCAGTTGCAACGTGGCGGGCAAGTTGGTGGCCAACAGCTCCGTCACCGGCACGCCGGCCTGAATGGAATAGCCGAGGTCCCCGCGCAGCACGTTGCCCAGCGCATGCAAATACTGCTGCCACAGCGACACATCGGCACCATAGGCCGCGCGCATATCGGCGATCTGCGCCGGGCTGAGGCCCATGTCCGGGTTCTGAAACTTAATCAGAATGGCATCGCCGGGCAGCACCTGCAGCAAGATAAACGACAGGCTAAAGGTCGCCCACAGCACCAGCAGCGCCTGCCCGATACGCCGTGCCAGATATCGGCTCATCATGCTCTCCTCAGCGTTTTTCCAACCAGGCGCCGTAGAAACTCGGGCGGCCGACCGCTTCAAAACTTACGCCCTTGAGATAAGGCGCCCCGGCAAACACCTGCGGCTCTTCGAAGAACGGGATCACGTAGGCCTGATCGAGCAGGTAGTTTTGCGCCTCGCCGGCAATCTGCAGGCGTTTTTGCGCGTCCACCTCTGAGGCGATACCCAGCAGCAGCGCGTTCAGCTTGTCGTCTTTAAATGCGCTGTTTTTGCCCGTCCCGCCCTGTTGCAACAGCGCATCGCGGTTGGTCGGGTAGAACTGGCTTTTAATCACATCCGGATCGGCTCGCCCCACTTCCACCACTGCCGCCGGGGTTTTCTGCGGATCCAGGTTATCCGCCACCTTGCTGCCGGCGTCGCCCGCCAGAATGTTCAAGCGCGCGCCAACTTTGCCCCACTGCTGCGAAACCAGCTGCAGCACCGCCTTGTTCTGGGGCTGCGGCAGCGACTCATAGACGTTCAGCAACAGTTTTTTGCCGTCTTTTTCACGCAGGCCGTCGCCGCCCTTTTTCCAGCCCGCCTCATCCAGCAGACGGTTGGCCAGCTCCGGGTCGAATTTCAGTTTGGCGGAGAGGTCGACAAAACCGGCGGCGGAAGAAGCAATCACCGATTTGGCCTGCGGATAGTTAACGGAGAACAGCGTCTCGACGATCTGCTTGCTGTCGGTGGCGTGCAGCAATGCCTGACGCACGCGCAGGTCGCTCACCAACGGGTTGTCCGGCCGGAAGGCCACGCTATCATTGACGCCGCGCGTTGGGGCGGCGTAGATAGTGAAACCCTGATCCTGGGTTTGTTTCTCGTCGTAGGCCTGGATTTGGCGAATAAAGTCCGCCTGCCCGGCCTGCAATGCGCCAATACGTACGCTGTCTTCGCCGGTCACGATCACCTTGATACCGTCCAGATTGGCGCGCCCCTGCTGCGTCAGTTTGGCCGGGCCCCAGCGGTAATCTTTGCGCACGCTGAGATCCACTTCGCGCCCCAGCGTTTCGGCACTGACCACAAATGGGCCGGAGCCGATGATATGGCGCGCGTCACCCAATTCGTCATAATTACGGTTTAAGGTGCTGAGAGAAACCAGCCCTGACCCTATGGTGGCCGTGCCCTGCAGGAAACCCGGCGAAGAGCGCTTGAAGTAGAACTTCACGGTCAAGGGATCGATCACTTCACTGCGGTCGTAGTTATTGATCACCTCGGAGACCGGCAGACGCTTCTCTTTGTTGCCCAGGCCATAGGTATCGAAGTTCTTCGCCACCGCGTTGGCGTCCAGCGGCGTCCCGTCCGAGAAGGTCACCCCCGGCCGGAGCTTGAAGGTGTATTCGGTTTTGTCGGCGTTACTGCTCCAGGATTCGGCGATCCACGGTTCAATCTCCAGCGTTTTAGGGTTCTGGTAGGTCAGCTTGTCGGTGATCTGGTTGAGAATGCCGCCGTTGGGGTAGAAGCCGCCGGAAGGCGGATAAAGGTTGGTGTGCGCCTGCTGTTCCAGATAGATCAGCGTTCCCCCCTGCACCGACGCCAGCGCCGGGGTAGCCGCCACCGTCAAGCCTAATGCCACTGTTATTCCGCTGGTTAATCTATTGAAAGAGAACTTAAACATAGTGAGCCACGCCTTCTTTATTTCGGAATGTTATGGATTAGATAACAAACCAAATCGGCGGGGAGTTGAACGAACTAATTTCGCTAACCTATGGCGGAAAATGCACAAGGCAGCGACGGTTGGCAGAACGGGGGTTTTGTTATAACGTATCAGAAATCACATCAGGGAGACGAAAATGAAGATTCAGCTTTCGCTGCTGTTCCTTGGCCTGTTGGCCGGGCGGGCCGCTGCGTTTCAATCCAAAGTGCCCGAGCCACAGCCTGAGCAGGCGCGTGCAGCGGAAAACAGCCTGGAGAATATGTTTTACGGTTTTCATGCGATGGACGCGCAGGCGGTCAATATCGGTACCTGCGCCGCGCTGCCGCAGGCGGGATGCCAGTGCGCGTTCTGCACCATGTTGCGGCAGGCCGGGCCGGCGAAATAGCCGCCCGGACGACGTTTTAATCCAGCGCGTACTGAACAATCAGCTGGCCTTTTTTCACTTTGAGCGCCGTGATATTTACCGCCCCCAGCTCCGCCAGCGAGGACACATGGGTCCCGCCGCAGCCATAGGCCGGCAGTTCGCCAAACCCCACCTGCCGCAGGCCGTCGACCGCCACTTGTCTGCGAGGGAAATCGGCTGCAATCAGCCGCGCCAGCTCCGCCTGTAGAAAATCCTGATCCAGCGTTTGTGGCTCCGCGCCCGGTGCGAAAGTGATCCGCCCTTCGCCCGGCCAATGGTGCGCCTTCACCGGTTGCCAGCCGCGGGTTTCCCCCAGCCAGCCGATCAGATGTCCGGCGGAGTGCCAACGGGTATGTAAACGGCGCTGTTCGCCATCAACCTGCACGCTCACCGGCCCGGCGGCCAACGGCTCGGCGGTGAAATGCAGCACCTTGTCGCCCTGCTGCGCCACCCGTAGCACCGCAATGCCACCCAGTTTACCGCCGTCTGCCGGTTGCCCGCCTCCCTGAGGGTGGAACAGCGTGGCGTCCAGCTCTACTGCGTATCCTCCCTCTTCCATCGGGGTGCAGGCCAGCACCTGCGCTTCGCCCTGTAAGTCGTCGCTGTAATAATAAAGGCGTTCGGTCATGGTTATTCTCCTGATTAGAGAGCCCATTATATTCATGCCATAATCAAAGGATAATCCACCAACAAGACAATGGACCTTTGCGCCGTGAGCACAAATCTTTCTCATTCGCTGCTGGCCGAGATGGCGGTGTTTGTTCAGGTGGTGGAGAGCGGCAGCTTTTCCGCCGCCGCCCGTCGACTGGGCACTTCCCCTTCTGCCGCCAGCCGCAGCGTCGCCAGGCTCGAACAGGCTTTGGCGCTGCAACTGCTGCATCGCACCACGCGAAAACTGCGTCTAAGTGAACAAGGTGAAGAGGTGTTTCAGCGCTGCCGCAGCATGTTGGACGCCGCGCACTCGGTGATGGAGTTCAGCGGTCGCGGTGCCGTAGAGCCTGAAGGGTTGGTCAGCGTCAGCGTGCCCAAGGCGGTAGGGCGATATGTGCTGCACCCGCACATACCGGCATTTTTACGCCGCTACCCCAAGGTTGACGTTCGCCTGCGGTTGGAAGACCGCTATATGGATTTGATTGATGATCGGGTCGATCTGGCGCTGCGCATTACCGAACGCCCCTCCCCTGGGCTAATTGGCCGCCAACTGATGACCATCGAGCACCTGCTGTGCGCCACGCCGGCTTATCTGGCGCAGCATGGCGCGCCGCAGCATCCGCAGGATTTGGCGCAGCACAGCTGCATTTATCTGGGTGAAACGCCGAACGACGCCCGCTGGAAATTCCGCCAGGCCGGGAAAACGGTGACGGTCAACGTGCGCGGACGCTACGCCGCCAACCATACCGGCGTGCGGCTGGATGCAGTGAAACAGCACATTGGCATTGGCAGCCTGCCGTACTTTACCGCCCGCCAGGCGCTGGACGACGGCGAAGTGGTGCAGGTGCTGCCGCAGTGGGACTTCCTCAGCAGTTACCACGGCGGGCTGTGGTTGCTGTATGCCCCCAATCAGTACCTGCCGCCCAAGCTGCGGGTGTTTATCGACTATCTGGTGGCCTGCCTGGCGAAAGAGCCGCAGCTAAAGCGCCTTGCGTAAGGTGATATTGATACGGTGCGGCCCGACCAGCGAATGGTAGCCTTCTTTGATCGGCATAATGCCGTGAAAACACAGCCGCGACGGGCCGCCCCACACCACCACGTCGCCGTGCGCCAAGGGAATGCGCTGGGCCCGATCGCTGCGCTGCATGCCGCCGAACTGGAATACCGCCGGCAGACCGAGGGAAACGGAAACGATCGGCGAGCCGAAGTCATGCTCGTCTTTATCCTGATGCAATGACAGCTTGCTGCCCGGATCGTAGCGGTTCATCAGGCAGGAGTCCGGCACGAAAGGGGCAAAACCCGCCTGCTGTGCCGCTTCATCCGCCAGTGCCATCAGGATATCCGGGATCGGCGGCCACCGTTTGCCGCTGCGC contains:
- a CDS encoding LysR family transcriptional regulator is translated as MSTNLSHSLLAEMAVFVQVVESGSFSAAARRLGTSPSAASRSVARLEQALALQLLHRTTRKLRLSEQGEEVFQRCRSMLDAAHSVMEFSGRGAVEPEGLVSVSVPKAVGRYVLHPHIPAFLRRYPKVDVRLRLEDRYMDLIDDRVDLALRITERPSPGLIGRQLMTIEHLLCATPAYLAQHGAPQHPQDLAQHSCIYLGETPNDARWKFRQAGKTVTVNVRGRYAANHTGVRLDAVKQHIGIGSLPYFTARQALDDGEVVQVLPQWDFLSSYHGGLWLLYAPNQYLPPKLRVFIDYLVACLAKEPQLKRLA
- a CDS encoding ABC transporter permease → MSRYLARRIGQALLVLWATFSLSFILLQVLPGDAILIKFQNPDMGLSPAQIADMRAAYGADVSLWQQYLHALGNVLRGDLGYSIQAGVPVTELLATNLPATLQLALLGFSLALILALALAFISNLTRFGWLRSLLQSLPSLFVSVPTFWLGIVLIQLFSFQLKLIPVINPGEWEGLILPIVTLAIPISAPLAQILIRSIDQVQTQPFVAVARAKGASRSRVLWRHVARNAMLPVLTIAGILLGELIAGALITETVFGRSGLGQLTLQAVLNQDVAVLQAIVVISAAAFVTLNLLVDLLFPLLDPRLKTATGAAV
- a CDS encoding dipeptide ABC transporter ATP-binding protein; translation: MSIQSALQRASATPPVLELEQVSIAYQGAAGNQRVVHQVSFSIQPGEVVALVGESGSGKTTIAQAIIGLLTENGRLEQGAIRLNGTDISHWSSKRLDAVRGAQISLIPQDPSSSLNPVKTIGDQVAEIINIHRRLPRKQLQQRVVALLTRVGLTHPELRARQYPHELSGGMKQRVLIAIAMALQPALIIADEPTSALDVTVQKRILDLIDELRQEFGTAVLLVTHDLAVAAERADRLLVFRHGRVQEQGVTTEVLRAPASDYTRRLFADVPSLTRAVVPQPRHSTQELAIQVKGLVKDFPLAGSGGKNYRALDQVSFSVPGGTTHALVGESGSGKTTLARCLLGFQRPNAGQIIIDGVDFTRLKGEALRQFRRRIQLVYQNPYGSLDPSQTLYQVIEEPLLNFEPLAQAERYRRVRDLFERVALPSELLSRKPRELSGGQRQRVAIARALVLQPRVLVLDEATSALDVTVQAQILRLLQDLQQELGLTYLFISHDLATVRQISHSVSVLHRGVQVDSGPTAELFAMPGSDYTRQLIEAIPGRQFYAEQPQIEDAFYEQ
- the alkB gene encoding DNA oxidative demethylase AlkB; the encoded protein is MTLDLFEDSVPPPWREQIAPGAVVMHGFVRDHGPELLAAVHGVIAQVPWRHMTTPGGHVMSVAMSWCGNGWSSDSRGYRYSERDSRSGKRWPPIPDILMALADEAAQQAGFAPFVPDSCLMNRYDPGSKLSLHQDKDEHDFGSPIVSVSLGLPAVFQFGGMQRSDRAQRIPLAHGDVVVWGGPSRLCFHGIMPIKEGYHSLVGPHRINITLRKAL
- a CDS encoding ABC transporter permease encodes the protein MSSISFEKSSAPERDLGGVESEGTLPTHRPRRRRVPLTLLLAWTVITIAVLWALAPQLFTAYSGTEGIAGAQRLAPGGEHWLGTDQLGRDLYARIVYGASQTLSAALVAVALGLLLGTALGLIAGAVGGIADDAVMRLVDVLLSIPGLLLSLSIIILLGFGTVNAAIAVGITSVANFARLARAEVVRVRHSDYVEAAYGSGGTFWAVLWRHILPNSLTSVIAFSALQFGSAILAIATLSFLGYGTPPPTPEWGLLIAEGRNYISTAWWLTTFPGLAVVAVVLAANRISRALGRTPA
- a CDS encoding alanyl-tRNA editing protein, giving the protein MTERLYYYSDDLQGEAQVLACTPMEEGGYAVELDATLFHPQGGGQPADGGKLGGIAVLRVAQQGDKVLHFTAEPLAAGPVSVQVDGEQRRLHTRWHSAGHLIGWLGETRGWQPVKAHHWPGEGRITFAPGAEPQTLDQDFLQAELARLIAADFPRRQVAVDGLRQVGFGELPAYGCGGTHVSSLAELGAVNITALKVKKGQLIVQYALD
- a CDS encoding TIGR04028 family ABC transporter substrate-binding protein encodes the protein MFKFSFNRLTSGITVALGLTVAATPALASVQGGTLIYLEQQAHTNLYPPSGGFYPNGGILNQITDKLTYQNPKTLEIEPWIAESWSSNADKTEYTFKLRPGVTFSDGTPLDANAVAKNFDTYGLGNKEKRLPVSEVINNYDRSEVIDPLTVKFYFKRSSPGFLQGTATIGSGLVSLSTLNRNYDELGDARHIIGSGPFVVSAETLGREVDLSVRKDYRWGPAKLTQQGRANLDGIKVIVTGEDSVRIGALQAGQADFIRQIQAYDEKQTQDQGFTIYAAPTRGVNDSVAFRPDNPLVSDLRVRQALLHATDSKQIVETLFSVNYPQAKSVIASSAAGFVDLSAKLKFDPELANRLLDEAGWKKGGDGLREKDGKKLLLNVYESLPQPQNKAVLQLVSQQWGKVGARLNILAGDAGSKVADNLDPQKTPAAVVEVGRADPDVIKSQFYPTNRDALLQQGGTGKNSAFKDDKLNALLLGIASEVDAQKRLQIAGEAQNYLLDQAYVIPFFEEPQVFAGAPYLKGVSFEAVGRPSFYGAWLEKR
- a CDS encoding putative FMN-dependent luciferase-like monooxygenase: MSSKRLGFFTRLLDQGSAQQRYRLATEQIVHAERAGFDSAWVAQHHFHEDEGGLPSPLVFLAQVAARTRHIRLGTGVITLPMESAIRVAEDTAVLDLLSDGRLEVGIAAGGTPSSFSAFGFDAAQRHAVFADNFSTLLRAWRGEALGGEDNRLYPAAPQLAERVWQATFSVEGGERAGRAGDGLMLSRTQPRPADAPDLPLDELQNPIIDAYLAALPPGIAPRIMGSRTALVTDHGQQARDFAAKGLSRGLERLRASGHRPSDESLDGLIRAFDVHLGTPDQVIASLQKDSALARVTDLAFQVHSIDPPHATILRSIELIARHVAPELGWQRRNPASVSYEHHAEEKV